The window CCGATTGTCCCCAATAACTCGATCAATCTCCTCCTGAATTTTTTCTGTGGGCCAAAGAAACAAAAACACAAGAGTTTGTATCATACAGCATCATAGATATGTTGCACAAGGAAAATGATGATGAGATTTTAGAAATAAATACTATACCTGCAATCTCATGATGTTTAAGGAGGATGAGAAGTCCATGTCTTAAGGTgctactgactgtctctgtcccaGCAAAAAAGAGTTGAATCACTGAGATGAGCAAGTTCTTATCGTGGAATTCCGAGTTGGGCAGTTTTTTctcctaaaaagtgataaaaaagtgaaagtcacataaaatattttaaaaatataattatatttaaCTACAAAAGAAGAAAGGATCTCCCATGAAACTGTAttccagtttttaaaaaaaatgtttcttagaAACACATAACCAAGAAGCACTACTCATTGATGCTCCCGGTACTGTTCTTCAGGTCCACCTTGATCGGCTTTGTTAACTTTGTTGAACAATTTAAGGGCTTCAGCCACTTATATTGACCTCAATGGGAGCCAGTCATAGACCAATATATATGACCGTGTCTTCACTTTGCCCAAATCAACAAAGTCTGCACAGGATCGGGAAGGAGAAATAGAGTGGTAGGTGATTAAACCAATGAATTTGTCTAATTTTATTATGTTACCACAATGGAAGGAACACATTAAGTATCTCATTAATCATGTAAAAAACCATGAAACCATCATCTTGTGAAAATAAATCTTGGGAAAACCATAAACAAGTCATGCCGGTGGCTTTAGTAGTTCCCAAGGTCCTATGTGCCCAAATGGCTTCTCTGATGTGAGTGGAAAGAGAAACTCGATTTCGGGTTGGTCTTCATCTATTGTTTCCCACTGACTGTGCAATGAGTATCAACCACAGTAGTAAATATGTTATAAAAATTGGTTGGAGACTTCAAGATCTCCCATTGCGGGTCTCTAGGAATGTAATAGGTCAAGTAGGACATAGAGGTCTCATTTTTAGGTTTTACCTGCTCCATTTTAATGAGAAAACAGTCAATGAAATCGCGAGGGTTGGAGGGGTCAAATGTTTCCCGATTCATCTTCACTCTTTCGGAGACAAATGCTGACAATTCTTCTAAGAGCTTGTCAATTTTCTGGTGAGGTCCAGGTACGTGGTCCATTATCTCTGGAATCATGTCATGAAACTGGGACAATGAAATGAGACTTAACGCATAACTGTCATTTCAACGCCTTCCTATAATTAGTATGATTGCATAATAATAAGAGTATATTACACTCGGTGAACTATGGAGCACTTTGTTATCAGTAGGAGGCTCACAGCCTGGTATTTGGGAATCAGACCAACATCTAGTAGATAATACAGCAATAGCTCATGGTGGGAGAAGGTTTTGTAATGTCTAGTGTCCTCGGAGGACCTAACTTCATATAAACTTGGCTGTTCCAAAAATCTTGGCATACAAGCAAAAATGCTGCTTAAAGATTACACAGAAGTGAAATGAAGTGCTGGCAAGTCACAGGATATCCACTTATTGTTTAGATGGTGGGCTTGAACTTCTGACCAAGTCTTCAACCATGCAAAACAAAACATCCACCTAATGAAGGCTCTGGGAAGGACAGACAGATCAGCGAGCCCTAAGCTTAGCCCCCAAAAACTGTTACCTGTCTGCTTGCCTCAACGTATCCTAGTAGTATACATTCaccatagagagcagaagaatTGTGAAGAAATCACTTTTTGagactaactgagtatatttgatggtgaactTTCGATAATACTAGCTCTCTTCATCAGATATGTTATGCATGagacaaaaaaatctttaaaacaacagaatgatatatatacaggcatcttatttacaacaggatcgTAATAAatagactaaaaacctgtgaaatATCCAAACAAGGTTTTTAAGATGGAACGACGGAAATCAGGCTTTCTCCACCACCCTGCAAGGCAGCCCTCCCCCCCACCATAAAGCACAACCCCCAGGAAGcccaatgacatgatgtgggaccAAAGGCAAACCAGCACATCCatcccagaaggaacagactaccAATTGCAGACAGAAAAGCCCCACTCTGGCCGAGACTCCCCAGCATAATGCAGACAGCTGGTTCAGTTTGTGAGAGGCCCCAGACCATGGCCAGGGAGCAACAGCCATCATTACGGAGAGCCCATCAATCAAGGCCACCCTGCAAGCACATGGAGACCCACAGTCATCAATGCTCTACCAGCGGACTCCGGGTCCTCCTTGTCCCATCTATaacaatgtatttgcatatttcctagaatcccccagtggagcactAATGGCCACAAGTCTTCACAAACCCAAAAGGTAGCCTCAAATGTTAAACTTTCTGCAAGGAGAACTCCAACCCCCTGAGCCCATTCATGCCCTGACCCCGCTCTCCAAACCAACCCACCACACTTCATGGAAGTTAACCCACCTGGGATAACTTGCTTTCATGTTTCACATTTCATATTTTAGTCTGTTCATTACCTTCCCGTCAAAAATaagatgtctgtgtatatatcattCTGTTGTTTTAAACTTCCTAtgaatatcctttgatgatcactggtgggtgtgtataaaatgctgtgaattatcTGTCTgaggaagagaactagtattctcaaaagctcccgatcaaatatactcagttaccctcaaaaaggtattgcctgatttcttggCTCTTCTTCAATGTATCCCAAGAAGTTATGGGACAAATAGGTCCCTCTgagtgcagacacaaaacaagactcacAATAACGAGTGGTCAGAGGTCCAGGTCACAGCAAAGAAATAAAGTTAAGGCACACAATCGTCCAAAGGGATAGTCACTAAACATAAGCCAGTGTCAGAAATTCAGAAGTATAGAAATAGCAGAAAACAGAGTAATATTACGGGGGATAAGGAGTGCAAGCAAAACTAAAGCTGCTACTGGACTACATGTAAAGCAAACACTTATTGGAGACTCTTCTACAGGCGAGTGAAACAGAGATGAAGTTGAACCTGAGCAGACTGCAGGAGGATATGGTCGTGGTGCAATCAACTCCAAATCTGCCAGCAAACTAAGTGCATGTTCACACAGGAAAATGGCAAGAAAAACAAGAAGCAGTTCTGTATAAAATTGTGTTACGAATCCCTGCCGTGACACTAGGTCCGCTTTTTGTAAAGAAATGAATgttaaaacactatggggcacatttactaagggtccgaatcgcgtttttccaccgggtttTCCGAACTTTAccgttttgcgtcgaattgccttgggcttttggcgcacgcaatcggattgtgtcgcatcggacccgacggattcggaaaaatcgtgctatttttaaaaaaaagtgacacacacttacatgcaccaggaataggatggtgaactctggcggacctgggaggacctcggcgcagcagcgacacctggtggacattgggcgcttgaccttagtgaatcgccggaagacccgaatcctcgtcggagaacgcgccgatggatcgcaacaggaccgggtaagtaaatgacccccactatccaACCCATGAACAATATTACCAATACTGCTCTTATTTTAAGAAAACGTGAAAAGGAATTGCATTATGGTTGGTTATCCAAGGTTGACAAATCCCCACAAGTATAACAAGCCACCAAGACTGGATGAAACACTTTTCTAGAAATTCTGAAAAACTTCTTTTAAGAGGTTGTAAACAAGTTACATAAGGCTGGGGAGGGGCCTATGAAAACAAATAACATCTTATACTCGCCTCCTCTGGCCTTCCTGTTCACCCACAGCACTTTACATCAGTGCCAGTCCAATGTTTGTTTACAGTGGCAAGCGGTGCCGTCCTGACCACTGCCACACCTCTGCTACAGCCTGAAACTACTGCTGTAGCTGGAATGCAGCAGTGTTACTACTGTTTTTTTCTTAATCCCACATGACTTCTTTAAGGTATTTGTTTGACATGTGATTATAATTAtgataaaatggtaaaaaatgttCTCTGTCATATGTAAGAAGAGTGCACATTCTATGTGAGACCATGTATGGATGCAATTTTAGGAGATTATACTGTAGGGTCTGCTAATCACTTACCTGTCCTGCAGTGGAACTCATCAGTTGAAATGTTTCATTAAAAACATTGAGAAGTTTTAGAAAATTCAGGTTTTTATACTCAAACCGATTCCCAAACACAACAGAACAGATGACATTGGATACGGCCTGGACCAAGATATTTGTAGGGTTGATGGGTGATTCTGTAGAAAATAAAGAGGGACCAATTCAAGCACAACTGATACACTAGgttagtggtggcaaacctatgaccCTCTATGTAGACACCCAAGCCATTGCCTTAAAGAACGGAACGgaatcaaagaatcttcctgcagcctTAGGCAACTGAAGAGATGctcccagggccactttaaagtgacacatccttggctgcttgGGCCtacaggaagagtgagaagatgtggacCGGGTTGACTCCTGCAGGAGTTTCTCCTGCTGGTCCTagaattcttcctgtacagagggaccctgaagagaagctacaatgacagtcaaatttgccctcctccgtTCAACACTGTTGGTGTCTTCAggaggccgatacaattgaaggtTGTGGTAGAACaaggaacaataagttactgcttaaattgctgttttGGTAATGTACAATAAATAGGTTGGTTTCAGTTGAAGTTTGGGCCCATGTACCCCTCTTTTGGTTTGCctttttgtgtaattttttttagacttttcatggtgcttgtgctcactTGCGACTTTTGTTGTGCCTAAAACAATCTCCtttcaccattgtctagttttctgcagtgttccctgagttatcacccgaatcgagatgtgaaagttgcgacttttttaaaaaatttgcaaattttggtgcaaatctacagcttcccctgaccaggcgtagaaatgagcttagaactgattgtgactttttttgactttttttataaaaagtcgcaaattcactaaagaccaaacaccacatgtgccaataaggacaaactgctaagatacatctgaccaaccgaaaagccaagaaaagtcccaaaagacAGATGGAGAATgccggacttatgatacatgtgccccaggcTCTAAAAGATTTGATATTACTGCACAAGGTTCTGACTAGTCCAAGGCCAACACATGATGCCCAGAGTATTACTATAGAATACACGTGGATGTGCCGGAAATCATTCCACATGTGCTCCATTAGATTCAGAAACCCATTAGTGTGTGAATCATTCCCTAAAATCAGCCAAAAACTACAGCCCTGGACATGGTGATAGCTCAGGTGACCAAGGGCACCTTAACCACCTGTGAGGTGTACACAAGATAACACCTTTACAGTTTGGCATGGAATGGTCTGGTTAGGCTCCAACCGGTTGCCCCGGGAACCATTATAAAGTCTTTATTTATGAATACTGTGAACTTTAGATATAACTTGTCAATATAAAAAGCCATTGGCAGGAACCGGGCAGGGTGTGCACCTGAGGTTAGTAAATAAGGGTGTTCCATTGGCTCTGTATCCTGTGTACGTTCAGCCCAAGTAACATTTTAAATTTCATAccgtccaaaaatgtttttgttatcGGAATAAAGGGAATTCTGCCCCCCCACTTTATTAGGATTTCACACCCCGTCACCGGTTCATTCCTTTATAATGTTATGTTTATGCATCTGTAGCTCTGACCTTGGTTTCTGAGGACATTTGGCCGGACGGCACATTCTCAACATCTTTCTTGACTTGAGTATTGACTCAGGTTTCTCAGGTTTTGTTTACCCAGGTTGTTCAGTCGTGTTGCTGCATAGCGAGAGTTACCGGCCTTGTGATATAATATTTGTTATCTGGCATCTCCCATAATCTCTTTCTACGAGCAGACAATGGACATAATACACCCACCCAAAAAACAAAGATTATGTAATGTATAGTGCTGTTGACTTTATGCACTTTGTATCCATTTAAAAAACATCAATTTACTTCAAATTTTTATAACATGTATTACATCCTGGTAAAATAACTATGCAtcaccatggttacagactacaagaaaaccctgtgtagtctggtTCTACAACCATGTCTGACCGTACGCTCCCGGCTCCATTTTTTCCTACGCCATAGATGGCAAACAAAGGGGAGTATGTAAAAGATAGAAGCTGACTACACAGGGTGcatatttgtagtctgtaaccatggaaacacATGGATACAATCAATTAAATTAAATGGAAGCCTTACTATTGTATGATTTGAGCTCCTCAACTAAAAATCGTGCTTCCTCTTGGATTCTCTCCTCGATGCTCCTTTTCCCCATGCCGAAATTTCTTAGTGTCGTGAGGGTGAAGCGGCGCAGCTGTTTCCAGCGTTCTCCATTGCTGAGGATCATCCCTAGATTAAGATAAAAAACTCTATTTAGTTAAAGATGATCATTTATCCATGAGATGTTCTTAATCTAAACTTCATCCAACTCTCAGAACCTCCTGCACTTGGCACCAAAAAGAACCACTGCAAAtgttattattaaaggaaatctaccaacaaaatctagggatattactcatagatccaggcaccaggactgtggtatcttcttatatttgttatccatggcctccttccttctagaatcaactttatgctaaaaaaaatatatacaaattatgctaatgaaccggaAGGGATGTGTGGCCCATTATCAGATTtgctctctctcctcctgctccttctgcacTTACCCCTTCCCCTGCTGGCTGCAATTGGCAGGGGAGAAGGGCTTccttacagtgtaacagcctgtgaagctgcagattGGAGGTACTCTGGAGGGAGCactttgactcattagcataattttaaaagttggttatagaaggaaggaggccatggataacaaaaaaaagagtgcctggatctttgagtaagtgtccctgatttattatgctggatttcttttaaatgaaatcaactatttaaaaaaatgtaaaacacctACAAATATCTGCGctccttttcatcttgatcctgCTGCTTGTTTTTGCTAAGctgacacgccaggatcactgAGAAAAGAAACTTAGAATTAGTAGCACTGAGTGCGATGGACAAGATGTCCGGGGCTTCTAATTATGCTTAGGGcatctaattatgcacaccctctcACCTCCCTttgccatgctgggagagggaggttacGTAATGCAAAAAGCTTGGGAGAAGGAGGTgtagggggcgtgcataattagcattcCGGAAAGCGGGACATCTTGTCCCTTTGCTCCATGCTTCTAATTATGTTTCTTTTCTCGGATTTGTGCCAAGCTTAGCAgaggacagcgccaggatcaagatgaagtatACTTGTAggtgttttttggtttttaaatggttgatttcctttaagtgtaagAAATGCCTTGTTGTACCATGTCCAATAAAAGTAATCTGGAAATATCAAAAATGTTAACTGGTTATCACTTACGCTTTCCTGTTCTACAATTTCCTTGAGATTCTGAGAGAATGGTTTACACAAATTTGCCACTTTGTGGACCTCTGGATGTGGTCATAACTGACAACGTTGGGTTGTTACAATGAGGAATGAAAAGGTGAGGGGAATCAAAAATTACCGTGAGCTTGAAAGAATCTGTCAATTGTCGGCATCCGACCACGGTTGTTGAAGTCATCTGCTTGGTCAATAAGGGCTTCTTTGATCATCTGGTAGCCAGTAAGAATTACTACTGGCCTTGATCCAAAGTATAGAGTATATACAGAGCCATACTTCTCCCTGAGCTGCAATCACATGatagcaatacattagtattctcCTTCATTCTGACGTATAATTTTATTAGAGTTCATCTTTTTAGGTGGCTTTGCCAACATCTGCTTTGTGCCGTCAATCCATATTTCAAGGGAATGGCTGGTAACAGTGTCATAGCTAGAAATGATTAGACCCAACAGTAATGGTCCTTCCCTCCACCATAAGGGTAAGTTTCAGGACACCTCTCCCCATTCATAATGTCTCTTCTATGTTATCCACCCAGTTACTAAATGTGTCCTTACTGTAGACCTTCAACTAAGACCTTCCTTTATTTAACCCCTCCAAACACCTTATGCCTCCATTATCATAGACTTATGACCCACATAGTTCCACTTCTTCTGCAATCACCTGTTATACATGGACTTTACACTCATTGATTGTTTTGACTGCTGATTGCAAGGTACTTTACTCGGAGTTGGTTAGCACCTACTAGTGGGTGGGGTTTCATGACATCCGACTTTGTTAGGCTTGTCATAGCCTTTTTTATGCTGGGATTGTCTCTGGCAACTTGTGGCAATGCTGGTACCATAGTCATTATTGGTTATCATGTACCACAAATACTGTATCTTTATTAGACCACAATATCCTAACATGACAAAGCAACCTCCTTCCTTTGCCTTGAAGACAGCAGATGTAGTCAGTTGCTCtacaaaggaacctgtcagcagaaattgaccttgtaaaccacttccagtatgttgccaagcagctgaacgccttgcaaatcatgtttctttcatgacccagtgtggtggcatcatccagaaaatctactttgaagtgagatgtaaattgtttgcATAAAATCGGTTGTaaaaaggaggcggagattttaacactgaagtcaagctctctcttcctctctgccTTTGCACTGTAATTGGTGgtgctgcatccagagacatcactaaccagatctcctgtggTCCGATGATCAATGTCAATCGctgaggaggaggtgttcagagctccccaccttgacttcagtgttaaactctcctcctccatgactttattGATTCAATTTATATTTCACTTCACATTTAATTTTCACGTTGGTGCCATCaccctggaccatgaaagaaatataaactagaaggtgttacgtgTATGTATAATGCACCGATGGCTAGAATAAGAAGTGGAGACAGGAAATCCGAGCCTTTTAGACTATCTCGAGGCACTAGGCAAGGTTGTCCCCTGTCTCCACTTTTGTTTGCCTTATATATGGAGCCATTGGCGATTAAAATAAGAAACTCACAGAACATCGAGGGAGGGGGATGTGGCGGTATTAAAGACAAAGTATGCCTCTATGCAGATGATGTAATGTTGTACCTCCACAACTCCCCTGACACCATTCCTAAAGCTATGCAAATGGTGGAGGAATTTGGGGAAATTTCAAGTCAAATATAATGCCCCTGGATAAAGAAGTAAAAGATTGGATCACAATGAGAGGGGGCCTTTTGTGTGTAGACAACTTTAAATATCTGGGTATTGAGGTGTCTAATAAAATCTAAGACTTTCAGGAGCTTAACCTTGACCCTCTAATTGGAAATTTGAGGAGCAAAATAAACAGTTGAAAGGGACGACTTTTGTCTaaaacattttgatcaaattgtataagcccaccaaccacttcacggtgacctctttatggtgggtctcTACGCCTacgtattcaacacctgttcacacatggtgagccttttttcctgttcacatggtgcggtattgcatggcgtccgccgctactgtggtgcggtgctggtggggacccggggcCCCGAGCCATGGGCAATGCCtgacagtatgggtgctggggggcaaccagtTCTTGGACCCGGCTGGCGATGTGCTGCAGCGgcagtggatgccatgtgatgccgcacataatagcgtagggacccactacaatgaggtcaccgtgaagtggttggtggggttatacaatttgatcaaaatgtaactaagaacctcgagttcgttatataatgtagccgagCGGCaggagatcattgtgtgatgtgcggGTGTGCCATCCAGTTCTttctctctccccatgttggaaaACTGGTGAGATGGAAAGAAAACTACCTTTTCCTTAAACTGATAGAGCAGTCAAATGGGAAAGCGGAGACAGTATTGGAATTACTAGAGAGCACACTTTTAAAAGATGCACCAGACAAACACTGGATCTTAGGGAAAATGTTAGAAAAAGTCTGGAAGAATTTTAAGAAAATATTGCGGATACAGAGTTATATTCAAGAAACCCCAATATGGTTTAAaaagacatgggggcagatttacttacccggtccattcgcgatccag is drawn from Engystomops pustulosus chromosome 9, aEngPut4.maternal, whole genome shotgun sequence and contains these coding sequences:
- the LOC140077747 gene encoding cytochrome P450 2G1-like: MDTTVLATLILVLLISLMFFYSTWEKMYRRRNLPPGPTPLPIIGNLLHIKRGELVKSLNQLREKYGSVYTLYFGSRPVVILTGYQMIKEALIDQADDFNNRGRMPTIDRFFQAHGMILSNGERWKQLRRFTLTTLRNFGMGKRSIEERIQEEARFLVEELKSYNKSPINPTNILVQAVSNVICSVVFGNRFEYKNLNFLKLLNVFNETFQLMSSTAGQFHDMIPEIMDHVPGPHQKIDKLLEELSAFVSERVKMNRETFDPSNPRDFIDCFLIKMEQEKKLPNSEFHDKNLLISVIQLFFAGTETVSSTLRHGLLILLKHHEIAEKIQEEIDRVIGDNRAPNIEDRSKMPYTDAVIHEIQRFSDVLPLNVPHATVNDTKFHGYTIPKGTDVYPLLYCALRDPEYFATPNKFNPNHFLDKNGGFKKEDAFIPFSTGKRVCAGEGLAKMELFLFLTTILQNFKLTTKMHLTEDDISPKMTGFSNVPIPYEISFIPR